The following proteins come from a genomic window of Candidatus Dormiibacterota bacterium:
- a CDS encoding response regulator — protein MSATVLVVEDEPMIGRILEHKLSREGHRVLWAHSAAEAEVLARDEAVDVALVDVTLERDGVALAAAWTDGLAPACGWLAMVEARHPEEAERARAAGARGAVVKPFKPTAVAAQVRELLDGARRPSPR, from the coding sequence GTGAGTGCCACGGTGCTGGTGGTCGAGGACGAGCCGATGATCGGCCGCATCCTCGAGCACAAGCTGAGTCGCGAGGGGCATCGCGTGCTCTGGGCGCACAGCGCCGCGGAGGCGGAGGTGCTCGCCCGCGACGAGGCGGTCGACGTCGCCCTCGTCGACGTCACCCTCGAGCGCGACGGTGTCGCCCTCGCCGCCGCCTGGACCGACGGCCTGGCTCCCGCATGCGGCTGGTTGGCGATGGTGGAGGCGCGCCACCCCGAGGAGGCCGAGCGCGCCCGTGCGGCCGGCGCCCGCGGCGCGGTGGTCAAGCCGTTCAAGCCGACCGCGGTGGCGGCGCAGGTGCGGGAGCTGCTCGACGGGGCGCGGCGGCCCTCGCCCCGATGA
- the nrfD gene encoding NrfD/PsrC family molybdoenzyme membrane anchor subunit, with product MAVTPARSYCGRSPLKPPVWEPDIAAYLFTGGLSGASAVLAAAARARGNDRLARRSLLTAMAGLTVSPVLLIRDLGRRERFHHMLRVLKPSSPMSVGSWILGAIGTATAVASASDLTGLLPRTGRTAERVAGALGPALSTYTAVLLADTAVPAWHGARSELPFVFAASSAASAAGAALVLTPTADAGPARRLCAGAAIAEIAAAQLMELRLGPLASAYRGPLRWAAPGLTGGGAALVALAGRHRWAAVAGGVAVLAGSAVERWRVFRAGRVSAADPVHTLGLQRARLPAGGPQRSSSTSPLRGSER from the coding sequence ATGGCGGTGACCCCGGCCCGCTCGTACTGCGGGCGCTCGCCGCTCAAGCCCCCGGTGTGGGAGCCGGACATCGCCGCCTACCTCTTCACCGGCGGGCTCTCCGGAGCCTCGGCGGTGCTCGCGGCCGCCGCTCGCGCGCGGGGCAACGACCGCCTGGCGCGGCGCTCGCTCCTGACCGCGATGGCCGGGCTGACGGTGAGCCCGGTGCTGCTGATCCGCGACCTCGGCCGGCGCGAGCGCTTCCACCACATGCTGCGGGTGCTGAAGCCGAGCTCACCGATGAGCGTGGGCAGCTGGATCCTCGGCGCCATCGGCACCGCCACCGCCGTCGCCTCCGCCTCCGACCTGACCGGCCTGCTGCCGCGCACCGGCCGCACCGCCGAGCGCGTCGCCGGTGCCCTCGGCCCTGCGCTCTCCACCTACACCGCGGTGCTGCTCGCCGACACCGCGGTTCCCGCCTGGCACGGGGCGCGCAGCGAGCTCCCGTTCGTCTTCGCGGCGAGCTCGGCGGCCAGCGCCGCGGGCGCCGCCCTGGTGCTCACCCCCACCGCCGACGCCGGCCCGGCCCGCCGCCTCTGCGCCGGAGCGGCGATCGCCGAGATCGCGGCCGCACAGCTCATGGAGCTCCGGCTCGGCCCGCTGGCGAGCGCCTACCGCGGCCCGCTCCGGTGGGCGGCGCCCGGGCTCACCGGCGGGGGTGCCGCGCTGGTCGCCCTTGCCGGGCGCCACCGTTGGGCCGCCGTCGCGGGCGGGGTCGCGGTGCTCGCCGGGTCGGCGGTGGAGCGCTGGCGGGTGTTCCGGGCGGGGCGTGTGTCCGCCGCGGACCCGGTGCACACCCTGGGGCTGCAGAGGGCACGGCTGCCCGCGGGCGGACCTCAGCGCAGCAGCAGCACCAGCCCGCTCCGCGGCAGCGAGCGGTAG
- a CDS encoding ABC transporter ATP-binding protein, which yields MSAVTVEAREVERRYPGGRGVGPVSLRVDAGETLALMGHNGAGKTTLLRLLATADRPRRGELRWHGERSPRAARRSLGLALDGVDEEPCLSGRQAAHFWCRRWVADRDRARRLVDAALGRFGLAEVADEPVGRYSYGMRRRLGLVEALAHEPALAFLDEPTAGLDPEGAGSLGDELRRRDGAGLTSVVASNDCAFVEAACGRVAFLAAGRLARCAAPHELLGDGDGTRVAELTLAGTADAAAFARLPGVRDAVAVEAGLRVRFSGAEALPAIVALADSTGPGLRTLRLRRADLGDCFAALTGRALEERA from the coding sequence ATGAGCGCCGTGACCGTCGAGGCGCGGGAGGTGGAGCGGCGCTACCCCGGCGGTCGCGGGGTCGGCCCCGTGAGCCTGCGCGTCGACGCGGGGGAGACCCTGGCCCTGATGGGCCACAACGGCGCCGGGAAGACCACGCTGCTCCGGCTCCTCGCCACCGCGGACCGTCCCCGCCGGGGCGAGCTGCGCTGGCACGGCGAGCGCTCGCCGCGGGCGGCGCGGCGCAGCCTCGGGCTCGCCCTCGACGGCGTCGACGAGGAGCCCTGCCTCAGCGGCCGGCAGGCGGCCCACTTCTGGTGCCGGCGCTGGGTCGCCGACCGCGACCGGGCGCGGCGGCTGGTCGACGCCGCCCTGGGCCGCTTCGGCCTTGCCGAGGTCGCCGACGAGCCGGTCGGCCGGTACAGCTATGGAATGCGCCGCCGGCTCGGGCTGGTCGAGGCGCTCGCCCACGAGCCCGCCCTCGCCTTCCTCGACGAGCCCACCGCAGGGCTCGATCCCGAGGGCGCCGGCAGCCTCGGCGACGAGCTGCGCCGCCGCGACGGCGCCGGGCTCACCTCGGTGGTGGCCAGCAACGACTGCGCGTTCGTCGAGGCGGCGTGCGGGCGGGTCGCGTTCCTCGCCGCCGGGCGGCTGGCCCGCTGCGCGGCGCCGCACGAGCTGCTCGGCGACGGCGACGGCACCCGGGTGGCCGAGCTCACCCTGGCGGGGACGGCCGATGCCGCCGCCTTCGCCCGGCTGCCCGGGGTGCGCGACGCGGTGGCGGTGGAGGCCGGCCTGCGGGTGCGGTTCAGCGGCGCCGAGGCGCTGCCCGCGATCGTCGCCCTCGCCGACTCGACGGGCCCGGGTCTGCGGACGCTGCGGCTGCGCCGCGCCGACCTCGGCGACTGCTTCGCCGCGCTCACCGGCCGGGCCCTGGAGGAGCGGGCGTGA
- a CDS encoding ABC transporter permease, which yields MSVLTGLRRAGGAPPGLRRLLPGTPWGREWLVTLAHPRALAMRVAVPLLLAVPLVTGGAPTFWAAMLLTVLVAMVGAVGSGMTLARARASGHLARLAVTPGPAWRATGSWVLAAAAVDAVQLLPALGVVMVGGGAEAAGSLLLCVASTLLFANVLGCALALLAGGAAEVLLDVAVVLAPLLFLGGLFTGVPRQGWRLVAARLDPFGHLHSALIGALGGDRTFAPGEDAAAALCGAALALLALVPLGRAMLRRR from the coding sequence GTGAGCGTGCTCACCGGCCTGCGTCGGGCCGGCGGTGCGCCCCCGGGGCTGCGCCGGTTGCTCCCGGGCACGCCGTGGGGGAGGGAGTGGCTGGTCACCCTGGCCCATCCCCGCGCCCTGGCGATGCGGGTCGCGGTGCCCCTGCTGCTCGCCGTCCCCCTGGTCACCGGCGGCGCCCCCACCTTCTGGGCGGCGATGCTGCTCACCGTCCTGGTGGCCATGGTCGGCGCGGTGGGGTCGGGGATGACCCTCGCCCGGGCGCGCGCCTCCGGCCACCTCGCCCGCCTCGCGGTCACCCCGGGCCCGGCGTGGCGCGCCACCGGCAGCTGGGTGCTCGCCGCCGCCGCGGTCGACGCCGTGCAGCTGCTCCCCGCGCTCGGCGTCGTGATGGTCGGGGGCGGGGCGGAGGCCGCGGGCAGCCTGCTGCTCTGCGTGGCGTCGACGCTGCTGTTCGCCAACGTGCTCGGGTGCGCCCTCGCGCTGCTCGCCGGCGGGGCCGCGGAGGTGCTGCTCGACGTCGCCGTGGTGCTCGCCCCACTGCTGTTCCTCGGCGGCCTGTTCACCGGGGTGCCCCGCCAGGGCTGGCGGTTGGTGGCGGCCCGGCTCGACCCCTTCGGTCACCTCCACTCCGCCCTGATCGGCGCGCTCGGCGGCGACCGCACCTTCGCTCCGGGCGAGGACGCCGCCGCCGCGCTCTGCGGGGCGGCGCTGGCGCTGCTCGCCCTGGTGCCGCTGGGGCGTGCGATGCTCCGCCGCCGGTGA
- the fdh gene encoding formate dehydrogenase: MPSLDPSRLLRRWPLIRQLTDGDPLGLGRAVRSPRTEALHPRTQDADRVVPSICPYCAVGCAQRVHVRDGEILHIDGDPDSPISRGRLCPKGSATRSLVSHDDRLRRVRYRRPHGTEWEDLSLDRAMDMIADRVIATRAATFVDREGEGEDERIYNRTLGIASLGGATLDVEENYLIKKLLTALGVVQVENQARIUHSSTVPGLGTSFGRGGATTFQQDLANADCIVIQGSNLAECHPVGFQWVMEARERGATIIHVDPRFTRTSAVADLHVPIRAGSDIAFLGGIVHHILENERWFPEYVLEYTNAATLISEDFQDTEDLDGVFSGFDPSGPSYDVSSWQYRGMEVTSAAGEHQAGGHAAGEETGGHGRRLEHAQPPQDRTLQDPRCVFQLLRRHYRRYTPELVEEVCGIPRELFLRVADTLCENSGRERTSAFAYSVGWTQHTVGVQYIRTTAIIQQLLGNIGRPGGGIMALRGHASIQGSTDVPTLYDLLPGYLPMPHADTDGSHQDYIRRNSSSTGWWGHMPEYFVSLMKAWWGDHANAANDWAFGHLPRISGDHSAYASTLAMLDGTVKGFLVPGENPAVGSANSRLHRLALSRLDWLVVLDLVETETAAFWKDSPEIETGELRTPDIGTEVFLMPAAANTEKNGTFTNTQRLLQWHSRAVEPKGDCRSDLWFYYHLGRIIREKLRDSTEPRDRPLLELTWDYPTEGPTADPSAEAVLREINGWGPDGRALSSFTEMRDDGTSAAGCWIYCGVYAGERNQAARRRSRHEQSVVAPEWGWAWPANRRILYNRASADPEGRPWSERKRYVWWDAERREWTGADVPDFVTTTPPDYMPPEGATAEKALRGADPFIQQADGRAWLFVPDGVKDGPFPTHYEPQESPVRNPLYESHPSNPVRQQFPLRRRLNPYNHPPDRPQPDGPFPYVVTTYRLTEHHTAGGMSRYVGYLSELQPEMFVEVSPRLAVERGLVNGGWATVITTRSAIEARVLVTERMRSQRIGGREVHTVGVPYHWGTRGGSRGDSGNDLFALALDPNVHIQEVKAATCDIRPGRRPRGPALRDLVEDYRRRAGM, translated from the coding sequence ATGCCGTCCCTGGACCCCTCCCGCCTGCTGCGCCGCTGGCCGCTGATCCGGCAGCTGACCGACGGCGACCCGCTCGGCCTCGGACGCGCGGTGCGCTCCCCGCGCACCGAGGCGCTGCACCCGCGCACCCAGGACGCCGACCGCGTCGTGCCCTCGATCTGCCCCTACTGCGCGGTCGGCTGCGCCCAGCGGGTGCACGTGAGGGACGGCGAGATCCTCCACATCGACGGCGACCCCGACAGCCCGATCTCACGGGGACGGCTGTGCCCCAAGGGCTCGGCGACGCGGAGCCTGGTGAGCCACGACGACCGCCTGCGGCGGGTCCGGTACCGGCGGCCCCACGGCACCGAGTGGGAGGACCTGTCCCTCGACCGGGCCATGGACATGATCGCGGACCGGGTCATCGCCACCCGCGCCGCCACCTTCGTGGACCGTGAGGGCGAGGGGGAGGACGAGCGCATCTACAACCGCACCCTCGGCATCGCCAGCCTCGGCGGCGCCACCCTCGACGTCGAGGAGAACTACCTGATCAAGAAGCTGCTCACCGCGCTGGGGGTGGTGCAGGTCGAGAACCAGGCACGCATATGACACAGCTCCACGGTCCCAGGTCTGGGGACGAGCTTCGGACGAGGCGGTGCGACCACGTTCCAGCAGGACCTGGCGAACGCGGACTGCATCGTCATCCAGGGCTCGAACCTCGCCGAGTGCCACCCCGTCGGCTTCCAGTGGGTGATGGAGGCGCGTGAGCGGGGGGCGACGATCATCCACGTCGATCCGCGCTTCACCCGCACCAGCGCGGTCGCCGACCTCCACGTCCCGATCCGCGCCGGCAGCGACATCGCGTTCCTCGGCGGCATCGTCCACCACATCCTCGAGAACGAGCGCTGGTTCCCCGAGTACGTGCTCGAGTACACCAATGCGGCGACGCTGATCAGCGAGGACTTCCAGGACACCGAGGACCTCGACGGCGTCTTCTCCGGGTTCGATCCCAGCGGGCCCTCCTACGACGTCAGCAGCTGGCAGTACCGCGGCATGGAGGTCACCTCCGCGGCCGGCGAGCACCAGGCGGGAGGGCACGCCGCCGGCGAGGAGACCGGCGGCCACGGGCGCCGGCTGGAGCACGCCCAGCCGCCACAGGACCGCACCCTGCAGGACCCGCGCTGCGTCTTCCAGCTGCTGCGCCGCCACTACCGCCGCTACACGCCCGAGCTGGTCGAGGAGGTGTGCGGGATCCCCCGCGAGCTCTTCCTCCGGGTGGCGGACACCCTCTGCGAGAACAGCGGCCGCGAACGCACCTCGGCGTTCGCCTACTCGGTGGGATGGACCCAGCACACCGTGGGCGTCCAGTACATCCGCACCACCGCGATCATCCAGCAGCTGCTCGGCAACATCGGCCGGCCGGGCGGCGGGATCATGGCACTGCGCGGGCACGCCAGCATCCAGGGCTCGACCGATGTGCCGACCCTCTACGACCTGCTCCCCGGCTACCTGCCGATGCCGCACGCCGACACCGACGGCTCCCACCAGGACTACATCCGCCGCAACTCCTCGTCGACCGGGTGGTGGGGTCACATGCCCGAGTACTTCGTCAGCCTGATGAAGGCGTGGTGGGGCGACCATGCGAACGCCGCGAACGACTGGGCCTTCGGTCACCTTCCCCGGATCAGCGGCGACCACTCCGCGTACGCCTCCACTCTGGCGATGCTCGACGGCACGGTGAAGGGCTTCCTCGTCCCCGGCGAGAACCCCGCGGTGGGCTCGGCGAACAGCCGGCTGCACCGGCTCGCCCTCTCCCGCCTCGACTGGCTCGTCGTCCTCGACCTGGTCGAGACCGAGACCGCCGCGTTCTGGAAGGACTCGCCGGAGATCGAGACCGGCGAGCTGAGGACCCCCGACATCGGCACCGAGGTCTTCCTCATGCCGGCGGCGGCGAACACCGAGAAGAACGGCACCTTCACCAACACCCAGCGGCTGTTGCAGTGGCACAGCAGGGCGGTGGAGCCGAAGGGCGACTGCAGGTCGGACCTGTGGTTCTACTACCACCTCGGCCGGATCATCCGCGAGAAGCTGCGGGACTCGACCGAGCCTCGTGACCGGCCCCTGCTCGAGCTCACCTGGGACTACCCGACCGAGGGACCGACGGCGGACCCCAGCGCCGAGGCGGTGCTCCGCGAGATCAACGGCTGGGGCCCCGACGGCAGGGCGCTGAGCTCGTTCACCGAGATGCGCGACGACGGCACCAGCGCGGCTGGCTGCTGGATCTACTGCGGGGTGTACGCCGGCGAGAGGAACCAGGCGGCGCGACGCCGTTCCCGCCACGAGCAGAGCGTGGTCGCGCCGGAGTGGGGGTGGGCATGGCCGGCGAACCGGCGCATCCTCTACAACCGCGCCTCCGCCGATCCCGAGGGACGGCCGTGGTCGGAGCGCAAGCGGTACGTGTGGTGGGACGCGGAGCGGCGGGAGTGGACCGGCGCCGACGTGCCCGACTTCGTCACGACGACGCCGCCAGACTACATGCCGCCCGAGGGCGCCACCGCGGAGAAGGCCCTCCGCGGCGCCGACCCGTTCATCCAGCAGGCCGACGGCCGTGCCTGGCTGTTCGTCCCGGACGGGGTCAAGGACGGCCCGTTCCCCACTCATTACGAGCCCCAGGAGTCGCCGGTGCGCAACCCGCTGTACGAGTCGCACCCGTCCAACCCGGTGCGCCAGCAGTTCCCGCTCCGGCGCCGCCTCAACCCCTACAACCATCCTCCGGACCGCCCCCAGCCCGACGGGCCGTTCCCCTACGTGGTCACCACCTACCGCCTCACCGAGCACCACACCGCGGGCGGGATGAGCCGCTATGTCGGCTACCTCAGCGAGCTGCAGCCGGAGATGTTCGTCGAGGTCTCGCCCCGGCTCGCCGTCGAACGCGGCCTGGTGAACGGCGGCTGGGCGACGGTGATCACCACCCGCTCGGCCATCGAGGCACGGGTGCTCGTCACCGAGCGCATGCGCTCCCAGCGGATCGGTGGCCGCGAGGTGCACACCGTCGGCGTGCCCTATCACTGGGGCACCAGGGGCGGCAGCCGAGGCGACTCCGGCAACGACCTCTTCGCGCTGGCGCTCGACCCCAACGTGCACATCCAGGAGGTGAAGGCGGCGACCTGCGACATCCGCCCCGGACGCCGCCCCCGCGGCCCCGCGCTGCGCGACCTGGTCGAGGACTACCGGCGGAGGGCGGGGATGTGA
- a CDS encoding 4Fe-4S dicluster domain-containing protein: protein MGFFTDTSLCIGCKACEVACKEWNRVPAEQRSFTGHSYDNTCGLGANAWRHVAFIEQGGGEDGLRWLMSSDVCKHCNHAGCLDVCPTGALMRTEFGTVVVQEDICNGCGYCVSACPFGVIERREGDGRAWKCTLCYDRLRGDLEPACAQACPTKSIQFGALDDLLPLARGRVETLQHRGVTDARLYGTGPDDGVGGGHAFFLLLDEPEVYGLPPDPVVPTRDLGRMWASAAAAAVVLAAGVLGAVRGWR from the coding sequence ATGGGGTTCTTCACCGACACCTCCCTGTGCATCGGCTGCAAGGCCTGCGAGGTGGCGTGCAAGGAGTGGAACCGCGTGCCCGCGGAACAGCGATCGTTCACCGGCCACTCGTACGACAACACCTGCGGCCTCGGCGCCAACGCCTGGCGCCACGTCGCCTTCATCGAGCAGGGCGGCGGCGAGGACGGGCTGCGATGGCTGATGAGCAGCGACGTCTGCAAGCACTGCAACCACGCCGGCTGCCTCGACGTCTGCCCGACCGGCGCCCTGATGCGCACCGAGTTCGGCACCGTGGTGGTGCAGGAGGACATCTGCAACGGCTGCGGCTACTGCGTCAGCGCCTGCCCCTTCGGGGTGATCGAGCGGCGCGAGGGCGACGGGCGGGCGTGGAAGTGCACGCTGTGCTACGACCGCCTCCGCGGCGACCTGGAGCCGGCCTGCGCCCAGGCCTGCCCCACCAAGTCGATTCAGTTCGGCGCCCTCGACGACCTTCTGCCGCTCGCGCGGGGGCGGGTGGAGACGCTGCAGCACCGTGGCGTCACCGATGCGCGCCTGTACGGCACCGGACCGGACGACGGCGTCGGCGGCGGCCACGCCTTCTTCCTCCTCCTCGACGAGCCCGAGGTGTACGGGCTGCCGCCCGACCCGGTGGTGCCCACCCGCGACCTGGGACGGATGTGGGCGAGCGCGGCGGCGGCGGCGGTGGTGCTCGCCGCCGGGGTGCTCGGGGCGGTGCGCGGATGGCGGTGA